Below is a genomic region from Trichoderma asperellum chromosome 2, complete sequence.
AAGCCCCATTCCACTATGCAGGAAACCCCAAGCCTCgcagagagcagagagcaTACCAACCTCAATGCCATTATGGACCATCTTAACGAAGTGTCCTGAGCCGCCTGGTCCGATATTCGATACGCATGGAACACTATATTTAGGATCTTTCGCGGCATATAGTTCCAGTAGCGGCATAACCTCCTTCAATGCCGCAGCATTTCCTCCAGGGGACAAACTAGGCCCATGTCGAGCAGACTGATATCCGCCAGACACTCCTATTCCAATCCAATCAACACCAATATTCTGACACTCCCTTTGTCTTCTCTCGGTATTCCTGTAATGCTCGTTGCCACCGTCCAGAATTATATCGCCTTTGCGCAGCTCTGGCTTAATTTTCTTCAAAACTTCATCAGCAGGCGTGCCATGTGTAATGGAAAATAAGAACACTTTTCGGTCACCATGCTGTCCCAAGCTAGCAGAAAAACTTGATACATCATAAAAGCCAGTAATATTACCAGTCAAACTGCTAGCCTGATCAACCTGCTTCATAAAATCGTCGACATTCGCGCTCTTAGCATCCCAAATAGACACGTCGAGGCCGAGCTCGGAAAAGGCGAATCCCATCATAGAACCCATACTCCCTGCACCAACAATACCGATTTGCTTGAATTTCATGATTATACCCGATTGAATACCTGTGGTGGTTGCTTGTTTGAAGATACGTAAGGCTTAAGgcgaacaaaaaaaaaaggcacgtTGGCAGAACTATCTTCAAACACCAGAGAACAATATGATGTGATTACCGGAAGACGCATCAATTTAACTCTCATTTGCATCAGAATTGCCACTTCAAAGCTACTTCAATAACGGCTGAGCTGTGCTAATTGAATGACGCAATTGTTGTGACAACACTGCAAACATCAGCATGACGTTATATCTCTTGCGAACAACACCGTCTTAAGTATTTCAAGTTGTTCTATGAAAGTGGTTTCTTTTATCAGAGTGTGAGATTCTTTATTCAAGGGAAAATTCGTATTGTCGCGATGGGCATCGAATACCAAGGTCAAAGCATTCCTACTTCTTTCGCGTCTTGCAGTATCCCTCCTTACTTTGACGCGAAACTTCCTCAAAAGTTAGAGGCCATTCGCAATGCCGGGTTTGATGGAATAGAAATATCTATGCCCGACATACTAGCATATGGCTGCGATATAGAGGGGAAAGAactagaagaagatgactatGATACCCTTTCGGACGTAGCTGGGAAGATACGAATTCTAACCGATCAACTTGGTCTTGTTATTCTAATGCTGCAACCCTTTTCAAGATTTGAGGGGTGGAATAAAGATACACACgcacaagagagaagagaagcattTACACGCGCCACAGGATGGATAAGGATTATGGAGCGTTTAGGCACCGACATGCTACAGGTAAGCGCATCCCAGAGCCAAGTGGTCCGAATACATTGATACCTAACTATTTATAGGTCGGATCATCAGATGCCCAAGATATATCATCTTCCTTGGACGACCACGCTTCAGATTTGCAGGAGTTGGCGGACCTGCTGGCGGAGAAAGGCTTCCGACTTGCGTATGAGAACTGGTGTTGGGCAACATATGCCTCAACATGGAAAGACGTTTGGGAGATATCGCGCAAGGCTAATCGCAGAAATATTGGCCTTTGCCTAGATACTTTCCAATCAGCTGGTGGAGAATATGGGGATCCTTCTACAGAGTCGGGTTATATTGAAGATTTCAGCCCAGCTAAGCTCGACAGCCGTTGGCAACAAAGTCTGGCCGAGTTGGAACAGACTGTTCCTGGAGATAAAATCTTCTTGCTTCAGATTTCAGATGCGTACAAGATGAAACCTCCTCTACGCAACACCAAGGAGAGAGCAAGATCGATATGGAGTCATGATTATCGCCCACTGCCCTTTAACGGAGGGTATCTGCCGATTCAGGACTTTCTGAATTCTGTGCTTCGGACAGACTTCAAGGGCTGGCTTTCTGTTGAAGTATTTGACTCGAAGCCCAAAGAGAAATTGTCTATGGAAGAGTATGTGGAAGCCGCCATGCATTCATTGACTCGCCTACTAGTTGCCACTATGCAGTGAATAAATTGACCTAGGAACATTCAAATAGAATACGTTAGGGAAACTCTTTATAAATTACAGTGCACTTCAGGAGTGTTGATCATGTAGATTCGCACTATCAGCTACACTCCACTAAAAATGGCTGCTCTTAGAATTTACCGCTACAGAAGACGGCGAACACTCCCAGTTAGCTACAGATACCATCGTATGAATTGCAAAG
It encodes:
- a CDS encoding uncharacterized protein (EggNog:ENOG41~antiSMASH:Cluster_2.3) — its product is MGIEYQGQSIPTSFASCSIPPYFDAKLPQKLEAIRNAGFDGIEISMPDILAYGCDIEGKELEEDDYDTLSDVAGKIRILTDQLGLVILMLQPFSRFEGWNKDTHAQERREAFTRATGWIRIMERLGTDMLQVGSSDAQDISSSLDDHASDLQELADLLAEKGFRLAYENWCWATYASTWKDVWEISRKANRRNIGLCLDTFQSAGGEYGDPSTESGYIEDFSPAKLDSRWQQSLAELEQTVPGDKIFLLQISDAYKMKPPLRNTKERARSIWSHDYRPLPFNGGYLPIQDFLNSVLRTDFKGWLSVEVFDSKPKEKLSMEEYVEAAMHSLTRLLVATMQ